A region from the Sphingomonas brevis genome encodes:
- a CDS encoding cytochrome c1: protein MFRWIAGIVGFAFAAAVLVAFGSDLRTYFKAPPEATAEHEFHREHKELKLASDGPFGQFDKQQLQRGFQVYKEVCSGCHSLTRVAFRDLHQLGYEEAEVKAIANQWQVEVPSVNPDTGEPATRKAVPADHFPSPYANETAARAANNNALPPDLSLMAKAREGGAAYVYSILTGYQNQPAELLEKFPAAKTAQGLHYNPYFANLNLAMPPPLTSEGQVTYAPGNPKPTVDQMARDVSAFLVWTAEPNLQGRHKSGWPVVIFLIIATLLGFLSYREIWAQAKRKVPSKGPSAPASKAKRTRTSKKAGVTG, encoded by the coding sequence ATGTTTCGCTGGATTGCCGGTATTGTCGGATTTGCCTTCGCCGCCGCCGTGCTGGTGGCGTTCGGCAGCGACCTCAGAACTTATTTCAAGGCGCCGCCGGAAGCGACCGCGGAGCATGAATTTCATCGTGAACATAAGGAGCTGAAGCTTGCCTCGGACGGTCCGTTCGGCCAGTTCGACAAGCAGCAGCTGCAGCGCGGCTTCCAGGTCTACAAGGAAGTCTGTTCGGGCTGCCACAGCCTGACCCGCGTCGCGTTCCGCGACCTTCACCAGCTTGGCTATGAAGAGGCCGAGGTGAAGGCGATCGCCAACCAGTGGCAGGTCGAGGTTCCAAGCGTGAACCCGGATACCGGCGAGCCGGCGACCCGCAAGGCGGTTCCGGCTGACCATTTCCCGTCGCCTTACGCCAATGAAACGGCGGCACGCGCGGCCAACAACAATGCGCTTCCGCCCGACCTGTCGCTGATGGCCAAGGCGCGCGAAGGCGGGGCGGCCTATGTCTATTCGATCCTGACCGGCTACCAGAACCAGCCGGCCGAGCTGCTCGAGAAATTCCCCGCGGCCAAGACGGCCCAGGGACTTCACTACAACCCCTATTTCGCCAATCTGAACCTGGCCATGCCGCCGCCGCTGACCAGCGAGGGGCAGGTAACCTATGCTCCGGGCAATCCCAAGCCGACTGTGGACCAGATGGCCAGGGACGTTTCGGCGTTTCTGGTGTGGACCGCCGAACCGAATCTGCAGGGACGTCACAAGTCCGGCTGGCCGGTGGTGATCTTCCTGATCATCGCGACCCTGCTGGGCTTTCTCAGCTATCGCGAGATCTGGGCCCAGGCCAAGCGCAAGGTGCCTTCGAAGGGACCGTCAGCCCCCGCGAGCAAGGCCAAACGGACCCGCACAAGCAAGAAGGCCGGCGTTACCGGCTGA
- a CDS encoding adenine phosphoribosyltransferase produces the protein MNDELKALVRTIPDFPKPGIQFRDVTTLLLDSGGVARTIDALAETVDGPVDLVAAIEARGFAIGGALAVKLNAGLLLIRKDGKLPGTTIAEDYALEYGSDRLAMHVDACAPGDRVLIVDDLLATGGTALAAARLIRRAGGEIAGARFVIDLPDLGGGKALAEAGIDHASLFEFEGD, from the coding sequence ATGAACGACGAGCTCAAGGCGCTGGTCCGCACCATTCCCGACTTTCCCAAGCCGGGCATCCAGTTTCGCGACGTCACCACGCTGCTGCTCGACAGCGGCGGCGTCGCGCGCACCATCGATGCCCTGGCCGAGACGGTGGACGGACCGGTCGACCTGGTCGCGGCGATCGAGGCGCGCGGCTTCGCCATTGGCGGTGCGCTGGCGGTGAAGCTCAATGCCGGGCTGCTGCTGATCCGCAAGGACGGAAAGCTTCCTGGCACTACAATCGCCGAGGATTATGCGCTGGAATATGGCAGCGACAGGTTGGCGATGCATGTCGATGCCTGCGCGCCGGGGGACCGTGTGCTGATCGTCGACGATCTGCTGGCAACCGGCGGGACCGCATTGGCGGCGGCGCGGCTGATCCGGCGTGCAGGGGGAGAAATCGCAGGAGCGCGCTTCGTCATCGACCTGCCGGACCTTGGTGGCGGAAAGGCGCTGGCGGAAGCCGGTATCGATCACGCCAGCCTGTTCGAGTTTGAAGGCGACTAA
- a CDS encoding MaoC family dehydratase, producing MIYFEDCTVGAETLFGHYDVTRDEVLEFARKYDPQPFHLSDEAAAKTHFGRLAASGWHTCAMTMAVIARHVVDTEQAGLGSPGIDELRWLRPVYPGDRLTVRGKVVESIPSRSKPTIGVIRSENTVTNQDDVPVMRFTSIVMMLRRPEAA from the coding sequence ATGATCTACTTTGAAGACTGCACAGTCGGGGCCGAAACCCTGTTTGGCCATTATGACGTCACGCGCGACGAAGTACTGGAGTTCGCGCGGAAATATGACCCACAGCCGTTTCACCTCAGCGACGAGGCCGCGGCCAAGACACATTTCGGCCGGCTGGCCGCATCGGGCTGGCACACCTGCGCCATGACCATGGCGGTGATCGCCCGCCATGTCGTGGATACCGAGCAAGCCGGCCTCGGCTCGCCCGGGATCGACGAGCTCCGCTGGCTTAGGCCGGTCTATCCCGGTGACCGGTTGACCGTCCGCGGCAAGGTGGTCGAGAGCATTCCGTCACGATCCAAGCCGACCATTGGCGTTATCCGCAGTGAGAACACCGTCACCAACCAGGACGATGTCCCGGTCATGCGATTCACGTCGATCGTGATGATGCTCCGGCGGCCGGAGGCAGCTTAG
- a CDS encoding tetratricopeptide repeat-containing sulfotransferase family protein: MGNEGAHRWHPKLIEAAAALTENRLDVAERILKPYLKEDPFDVRAIRMLAELAARIGRLNDSETLLRRALEIAPNFHPARTNLAMVLGRLGRPNEALELLDELFEAEPESVRNVNLKAATLGRLGDFQNAIQLYEQVIAHAPSQPRVWMSYGHVLKTVGRLEEGIAAYRKALDLNPTAGEAWWSLANLKTVRFTEEDIAAMQRALASADLRDDDRFHLDFALGKAFHDAERGEEAFAHYSAGNALRRKYHPFRQSDVAQLVDRSIEFFTAEVLAGLGGCDAPDPIFVVGMPRAGSTLVEQIISSHSQVEGLSELQDMPALAREGGRRYPIGITALGADERRRSGEDYLMRASVQRRTERPYFIDKLPNNWMFVPFIHMILPNAKIIDARRHPLGCCMSNFRQHFARGQDYTYSLGDLGHFYANYVRLMAHVDTVLPGRVHRVIYERMVDDTEAEVRALLDYCGLEFEPQCLEFHKTERAVRTPSSEQVRQPIYRDATGEWQRYEKYLGPLKEALGEVLDAYPDAPASFLQR; this comes from the coding sequence GTGGGGAACGAGGGCGCACATCGCTGGCATCCAAAGCTGATCGAAGCGGCGGCGGCGCTTACCGAAAACCGGTTGGACGTGGCCGAACGAATCCTGAAGCCATATCTCAAGGAAGATCCGTTCGATGTCCGCGCGATCCGCATGCTGGCCGAGCTGGCGGCCCGGATCGGACGGCTGAATGATAGCGAGACACTGTTGCGGCGCGCGCTGGAGATAGCTCCCAATTTCCATCCGGCCCGCACCAATCTGGCAATGGTTTTGGGCCGCCTCGGCAGGCCGAACGAAGCGCTTGAACTGCTCGACGAGCTATTCGAGGCGGAACCGGAATCCGTGCGCAACGTGAATCTGAAGGCGGCCACGCTCGGCCGCCTGGGCGATTTCCAAAATGCGATACAGCTCTACGAGCAGGTGATTGCACATGCGCCCAGCCAACCACGCGTCTGGATGAGCTATGGCCACGTCCTAAAGACGGTAGGTCGGCTTGAGGAGGGGATCGCGGCCTACCGCAAGGCTTTAGATCTGAATCCAACTGCCGGCGAGGCATGGTGGAGCCTGGCCAATCTCAAGACGGTGCGGTTCACCGAGGAAGATATCGCCGCGATGCAACGAGCGTTGGCGAGCGCCGACCTACGAGATGACGACCGTTTCCACCTGGACTTTGCGCTGGGTAAAGCGTTTCACGACGCCGAGCGCGGCGAAGAGGCCTTCGCGCACTACAGCGCCGGCAATGCCCTGCGCAGAAAATATCATCCGTTCCGTCAGAGTGACGTCGCCCAGCTGGTTGACCGCAGCATTGAATTTTTTACGGCGGAGGTCCTTGCCGGACTGGGGGGGTGCGACGCTCCCGATCCGATTTTCGTTGTGGGCATGCCGCGGGCCGGATCGACGCTCGTCGAGCAAATCATTTCGTCGCATAGCCAGGTGGAAGGTCTTTCGGAGTTGCAGGACATGCCGGCCTTGGCGCGGGAGGGCGGGCGACGCTATCCCATCGGCATTACGGCACTTGGTGCCGACGAGCGGCGACGGTCGGGCGAAGACTATCTGATGCGGGCGTCGGTTCAGCGAAGGACCGAGCGCCCCTATTTCATCGACAAGCTGCCCAATAATTGGATGTTCGTCCCGTTCATCCACATGATCCTGCCGAACGCCAAAATCATCGATGCCAGGCGGCATCCGCTCGGATGCTGCATGTCCAATTTTCGCCAGCATTTCGCTCGGGGCCAGGATTACACCTACTCTCTCGGCGACCTTGGCCATTTTTACGCCAACTACGTTCGCCTGATGGCGCATGTCGACACGGTGCTTCCGGGACGCGTCCATCGCGTGATCTATGAGCGCATGGTGGATGACACTGAAGCCGAGGTCAGGGCACTGCTTGATTACTGCGGCCTCGAGTTCGAGCCGCAGTGCCTGGAATTTCACAAGACCGAGCGCGCCGTGCGCACTCCAAGCTCGGAGCAGGTGCGCCAGCCGATTTATCGCGACGCGACGGGGGAATGGCAACGCTATGAGAAGTACCTCGGACCGCTCAAGGAAGCGCTCGGGGAAGTGCTCGATGCCTATCCGGACGCACCCGCGTCGTTTTTGCAACGCTAG
- a CDS encoding TonB-dependent receptor, with protein MANRTFRALTWGLLATTAFIQPAFAQDAGAAPGPVPQEPASAATAAAPEPEGDVIIVTATKREENLQDVPISVQAIGTKRLDQLNISNFEEYTKQLPSVSYQTIAPSATVVYMRGVATGGDGNHTGSFPSVGSYLDEQPITTIGGTLDVHIYDIARIESLAGPQGTLYGASSQAGTIRIITNKPELGVTSGRIDGEINKIAHGGWGGSLEGMINLPVADNMAFRASAFYQRDGGYIDNVFGEKTYCGDKVFGPDGSDEDGPDDDLDPDIIGCVRNGTHIENSQFVKKNFNTVKTYGGRAALKIDLDDNWTITPTIMHQNQKTKGVFFMDEALGDLETQRFREEPSKDKFTQYALTVEGKIGSFDITYAGAYMHRPNFAVGDYVDYTYAYDQAYEPDGGIVNYLYYYDDDGNLIDPTQYITGGNNFKKMSQELRIASPAENRFRVIAGLFYQRQANDILQEYHVDNLATQLSVNGHPGLIWLTKQERIDRDYAIFGEASFDVTPKITLTGGGRYYKFNNTVFGFAGFGRDFNGPPFNAAGSSKTGIPQCFTESGLTYREALLAGEDTTLILDGALDDTPCINVGRFEDGEVKPKQSKDHGWTYRFNGTWKPQEDLMFYATWSKGFRPGGINRQPGLAPYDPDFLINYELGWKTTFGPFRWNGAVYHQKWEKFQFSFLGENSLTVVQNGRNAGINGIESDINYSSGGFTLNAAAAYTDAKTTDNVCGVAGNPEPDCHLLLDDNGTPDPSDDVFDEITAPDGTRLPITPKFSFSATARYAWNMGPGRAHVQAGLVYKGSSRSALNTADQESTGTQEAYTLVDLFAGYDWKQYNFELFTTNLFDDRNQLSRFTVCGGCSNVHIVPGRPRTIGLRLGAKF; from the coding sequence ATGGCTAATCGTACATTTCGCGCGCTGACCTGGGGCCTGCTGGCGACCACGGCCTTTATCCAACCTGCGTTTGCGCAAGATGCGGGCGCGGCACCAGGTCCGGTACCTCAAGAGCCCGCGTCAGCCGCGACTGCGGCGGCGCCCGAACCCGAAGGCGACGTGATCATCGTCACCGCGACCAAGCGCGAAGAGAATCTGCAGGACGTGCCGATCAGCGTCCAGGCGATCGGCACCAAGAGGCTCGACCAGCTGAACATCTCCAACTTCGAGGAGTATACCAAGCAGCTGCCGTCAGTCAGCTATCAGACGATCGCGCCGAGTGCGACGGTCGTCTACATGCGCGGCGTGGCCACCGGCGGCGACGGCAATCACACAGGCTCCTTCCCCTCTGTGGGATCGTATCTCGATGAGCAGCCGATCACGACCATCGGGGGGACACTCGACGTCCACATCTACGACATCGCCCGGATCGAAAGCCTCGCCGGACCGCAGGGCACGCTTTACGGCGCATCGAGCCAGGCCGGCACGATCCGCATCATCACCAACAAGCCGGAGCTGGGAGTAACCAGCGGACGGATCGACGGCGAAATCAACAAAATCGCTCATGGCGGTTGGGGCGGCAGCCTCGAGGGGATGATCAACCTCCCCGTCGCCGATAATATGGCGTTCCGGGCCAGCGCCTTCTACCAGCGCGACGGCGGATATATCGACAATGTGTTCGGCGAGAAGACCTATTGCGGCGATAAGGTCTTCGGTCCCGACGGCTCCGACGAAGATGGCCCCGATGACGATCTCGATCCCGATATCATCGGGTGCGTCCGCAATGGCACCCACATCGAGAATTCCCAGTTCGTTAAGAAGAACTTCAACACGGTGAAGACCTATGGCGGGCGTGCCGCGCTGAAGATCGACCTGGATGACAATTGGACGATTACGCCGACGATCATGCACCAGAACCAGAAGACAAAGGGCGTCTTCTTCATGGACGAGGCGTTGGGCGACCTTGAGACGCAGCGGTTCCGGGAAGAGCCGTCGAAGGACAAGTTTACCCAATATGCGCTGACGGTCGAAGGCAAGATCGGCAGCTTCGACATCACTTACGCCGGTGCCTATATGCACCGGCCCAACTTCGCGGTCGGCGACTATGTCGACTACACATATGCCTACGATCAAGCTTACGAGCCCGACGGCGGCATTGTGAACTACCTCTATTATTATGACGACGACGGCAATCTGATCGATCCAACGCAGTACATCACCGGCGGAAACAATTTCAAAAAAATGAGCCAGGAGCTGCGGATCGCCTCGCCAGCAGAAAACCGCTTCCGGGTGATCGCGGGCCTATTTTACCAGCGGCAGGCGAACGACATTCTTCAAGAATATCATGTCGACAATCTGGCAACCCAGCTGTCGGTCAATGGTCATCCCGGCCTCATTTGGCTGACCAAGCAGGAACGTATCGACCGCGACTATGCAATATTCGGGGAAGCCAGCTTCGACGTCACGCCCAAGATCACGCTGACGGGTGGTGGACGCTATTATAAATTCAACAATACGGTGTTCGGCTTCGCCGGATTCGGCCGCGATTTCAATGGGCCTCCTTTCAATGCAGCCGGCAGTAGCAAGACCGGCATCCCCCAGTGCTTTACCGAGAGCGGATTGACGTACCGGGAAGCGCTGTTGGCGGGCGAGGACACGACCCTGATCCTCGACGGCGCGCTAGATGACACGCCCTGCATCAATGTCGGCAGGTTTGAGGATGGCGAGGTCAAACCGAAGCAGAGCAAGGACCATGGCTGGACGTACCGTTTCAACGGAACCTGGAAGCCGCAGGAAGACCTGATGTTCTATGCTACCTGGTCAAAGGGCTTCAGACCGGGCGGCATCAATCGCCAGCCTGGCCTCGCCCCCTACGATCCGGACTTCCTGATCAACTATGAACTGGGCTGGAAAACGACCTTTGGACCGTTCCGGTGGAACGGTGCGGTCTATCACCAGAAATGGGAGAAATTCCAGTTCAGCTTCCTGGGCGAAAACAGCCTGACGGTTGTTCAGAACGGGCGAAACGCCGGGATCAACGGCATTGAGAGCGACATCAATTACTCCAGTGGCGGCTTCACCCTGAACGCGGCGGCCGCCTATACGGACGCCAAAACGACGGACAACGTTTGCGGGGTGGCCGGCAACCCTGAGCCGGATTGCCACCTCCTGCTGGATGACAACGGCACCCCAGACCCCTCTGATGACGTTTTCGACGAGATCACGGCACCAGATGGAACCCGGTTGCCGATCACTCCCAAATTCTCATTCTCGGCGACGGCACGCTACGCCTGGAACATGGGCCCCGGCAGGGCACACGTGCAGGCCGGCCTAGTCTATAAGGGTTCTTCGCGTTCTGCCCTCAACACGGCGGATCAAGAGTCGACCGGGACGCAAGAGGCCTACACTTTGGTTGACCTGTTCGCGGGTTACGATTGGAAGCAATACAACTTCGAATTGTTCACCACGAATCTCTTCGATGATCGCAATCAGCTGTCGCGTTTCACGGTCTGTGGCGGATGCTCGAACGTCCACATCGTGCCCGGCCGTCCGCGGACGATTGGCCTCAGGCTGG